In Nothobranchius furzeri strain GRZ-AD chromosome 19, NfurGRZ-RIMD1, whole genome shotgun sequence, the following are encoded in one genomic region:
- the gmpr gene encoding GMP reductase 1: MPRVDADLKLDFKDVLFRPKRSSLKSRSEVDLQRTFTFRNSKQTYTGIPIIVANMDTTGTFEMAKVFSKHTLFTAIHKHYSVEEWKTFADNHPECLERIAASSGSGNADLEKLCAVLEAVPALKYICLDVANGYSEYFVEFVKTVREKFPKHTIMAGNVVTGEMVEELILSGADIIKVGIGPGSVCTTRIKTGVGYPQLSAVIECADSAHGLKGHIISDGGCSCPGDVAKAFGAGADFVMMGGMLAGHDQCSGELIEKNGKKYKLFYGMSSDTAMKKYVGGVAEYRASEGRTVEVPYRGDVENTIRDILGGLRSTCTYVGAAKLKELSRRTTFIRVTQQSSQMFT; the protein is encoded by the exons ATGCCTCGAGTGGACGCTGACCTCAAGCTGGACTTCAAGGATGTCCTGTTCCGACCCAAAAGGAGCAGCCTAAAGAGTCGCTCAGAG GTTGACCTCCAGAGGACGTTTACATTCCGTAATTCCAAGCAGACCTACACAGGGATCCCCATCATCGTGGCCAACATGGACACCACAGGAACATTTGAGATGGCAAAAGTCTTCAGTAAA CACACTCTCTTCACAGCCATTCATAAGCACTACTCTGTTGAAGAATGGAAAACCTTTGCTGATAATCACCCAGAATGCTTAGAG CGCATAGCTGCCAGCTCAGGGAGCGGAAACGCAGATCTGGAGAAGTTGTGTGCCGTCCTAGAAGCCGTTCCTGCCCTCAAGTACATCTGTCTGGATGTGGCCAATGGTTACTCAGAGTATTTTGTTGAGTTTGTCAAGACAGTGAGAGAAAAGTTTCCCAAACATACCATCATG GCTGGAAATGTAGTGACTGGAGAGATGGTGGAGGAGCTCATCCTTTCTGGAGCCGATATAATCAAAGTGGGCATAGGGCCAG GCTCTGTGTGCACAACAAGGATCAAGACAGGTGTGGGTTATCCACAACTCAGCGCTGTTATAGAGTGTGCAGACTCAGCACATGGACTCAAAGGACACATCATCTCT GATGGAGGTTGCAGTTGCCCTGGAGACGTTGCAAAGGCTTTTG GTGCCGGGGCGGACTTTGTGATGATGGGAGGGATGCTGGCAGGCCACGACCAGTGCTCTGGGGAGCTCATAGAGAAGAATGGCAAGAAGTACAAACTCTTCTACGGCATGAGCTCCGACACAGCCATGAAGAAATACGTGGGCGGCGTTGCAGAGTACAG GGCATCTGAGGGGCGAACGGTGGAGGTTCCTTACAGAGGAGACGTAGAAAACACAATCCGCGACATTCTGGGGGGTCTTCGTTCCACCTGCACCTACGTGGGCGCGGCCAAACTCAAGGAACTGAGCCGCAGAACCACCTTCATCCGCGTCACGCAACAGTCCagccaaatgttcacttag